DNA from Ovis aries strain OAR_USU_Benz2616 breed Rambouillet chromosome 15, ARS-UI_Ramb_v3.0, whole genome shotgun sequence:
GTGAGCACAGCCCTTAGCCCagaagtgtgctgctgctgctgctaagtcgcttcagctgtgcccgactctgtgcaaccccatagatggcagcccactaggctcccccgtccctgggattctccaggcaagaatactggagtgggttaccatttccttctccaatgcatgaaagtgaaaagtgaaagtgaagttgctcagtagtgccgaactcttagcgaccccatggactgcagcccaccaggctcctccatccatgggattctccaggcaagagtactggagtgggttgccataagtGTGACATTCTGCTAATATTGGTTAATTAATTAACAGGgtcttccctgcccagggccccagtCTGGGCTCTGAGACACAGACCTGGCACTTCTCCTTAAGAGCTTTTAAGTCTGTGGGAAAGAGATAGACAGGCAGGCCCACCATGACTACCATCCCCAAACTCCAGGGAGCCCAGGGAAGATCTGCCTAGCATGATTTAGCACCTCTGACTATATGACATCCTGAGAGATGGGTGCATCATTCCCCCAttttcagatgggaaaactgagactcaggtaAGGTATTAATATAACGTGTCACTCGACCAAAGTCACATCACTAGTaagtagcagaaagtgaaaaatgaaagtgttagtcactcagctgtgtctgaccctttgcaaccccaaggactatagcctgccgggcccctctgtccatgggattcttcaggcaagaatggagtgggtagccattccattcttctggggatcttccccacccaaggattgaacctgagtctcctgaactgcaagtggattcttccctgtctgaaccaccagggaagcccagttgggaTTCAAACCAAAGCCTGTCACTCTTCTCTTACAGGGGAGCCATTTGGCTAGcattttgaaggatgaatagaaaTTCATCAGGAAGGTTGGTGGGAAATGAATATTATAGGAAGAAAATGAATTGGATTTCTCTCAAGTTTGAGCTTTATTGTATTCTGGATTTCGTGAAAGTAAGGGCTGTGAGGGGCTTTGGTGGGGTAGTGAGTACCAGAGATGGTCCAGGTGGGGAaatcaaggcccagagagggacgGGGGCCTACTGGGTGGTCCACGAGTGTGGTCACTGACGGATCGTGTGTTGCTTCCCCAGCCTCTCTGGATGTAGGAAGCCCAGCTGAACAGGCATGGCATGGGGCAATGGCACAGGCCAGGCCCTGGACGCGCCGCCCACCAACTGCGTCTACAGAGAGACCTTCAAGCAACTGCTGCTGCCCCCTGTGTACTCGGCGGTGCTGGCGGTGGGCCTGCCCCTGAACGCCTGTGTCATCGCCCAGATCTGCACGTCCCGCCGGGCCCTGACCCGTACGGCCGTGTACACCCTGAACCTGGCCCTGGCTGACCTGCTGTATGCCTGCTCCCTGCCCCTGCTCATCTACAACTACGCCCAAGGTGACCACTGGCCCTTCGGAGACCTCACCTGCCGCCTGGTCCGCTTCCTCTTCTATGCCAACCTCCATGGCAGCATCCTCTTTCTCACCTGCATCAGCTTCCAGCGTTACCTAGGCATCTGCCACCCTCTGGCCCCCTGGCACAAGCGTGGGGGCCGCCGGGTTGCCTGGCTAGTGTGTGGAGCTGTATGGCTGGCCGTGACAACCCAGTGCCTGCCCACTGCCCTCTTTGCCTCCACAGGAATCCAGCGGAACCGCACGGTCTGCTATGACCTGAGCCCGCCCGCCCTGGCCACCCACTACATGCCCTATGGCATGACCCTCACGGTCATCGGCTTCCTGCTGCCCTTTGTCGCCCTTCTGGCCTGCTACTGCTGCCTGGCCCGTCGTCTGTGCCGCCAGGATGGCCCAGCAGGGCCAGTGGCCCAGGAGCGGCGTGGCAAGGCAGCCCGCATGGCTGTGGTGGTGGCAGCTGCCTTTGCCATCAGCTTCCTGCCTTTCCACATCACCAAGACAGCCTATCTGGCAGTGCGCTCTACACCTGGCGTCTCCTGCCCCGTGCTGGAGGCCTTTGCAGCAGCCTACAAGGGCACACGGCCCTTCGCCAGTGCCAACAGCGTGCTCGATCCCATCCTCTTCTACTTTACCCAGAAGAAGTTCCGCCAGCGGCCACATGAGCTGCTGCAGAAACTCACGGCCAAGTGGCAGCGACAGGGTCGCTGAGTCCACCAGGGCAGGACACCTGGGGGCAGGGCAGCCATTGTGTTTGCCACTGTGACTAGGGCACCAGACGCTCCACCAGCTCCAAAGCATGCAGAGAATTAGAGCTTAGCCCAGCTGGGCATAGACTGAGGCCCTCACAGACCCCGAAACttcaacaactatttattaaACCCTTTTTCTGAACCAGGTTCCACGGGTACAGAGAGAGACAAGCCTGGGCCTGGTTCTCCAGAAGGCTCCAAGAAGCCATGGAGAATTCAGAAGTCATGTTAAGCTTCTCACAAAAATACAGTATAACATGTACTATGATTGAGGATTATGCAGCATACTTTGGAGTCACcaataaagggagaaaaagaagatggGAAACGGAAGTGAGAGCTTCTGGGAAGGGCCATTTGACCTGGGTTTTGCAGGATGAATATGAGCTCTCTGGGGTATGTGCTATGTTCTATTCATTCAGTATATCTTTACTGACACCTTGTGCTTGGGCCTGATTTGGTTCCAGGGCCCCAAAAGAACCATCTCGAGCCTAGCCCCATACAAGCTCTCAGTTACTGGAGGTAC
Protein-coding regions in this window:
- the P2RY6 gene encoding P2Y purinoceptor 6 — its product is MAWGNGTGQALDAPPTNCVYRETFKQLLLPPVYSAVLAVGLPLNACVIAQICTSRRALTRTAVYTLNLALADLLYACSLPLLIYNYAQGDHWPFGDLTCRLVRFLFYANLHGSILFLTCISFQRYLGICHPLAPWHKRGGRRVAWLVCGAVWLAVTTQCLPTALFASTGIQRNRTVCYDLSPPALATHYMPYGMTLTVIGFLLPFVALLACYCCLARRLCRQDGPAGPVAQERRGKAARMAVVVAAAFAISFLPFHITKTAYLAVRSTPGVSCPVLEAFAAAYKGTRPFASANSVLDPILFYFTQKKFRQRPHELLQKLTAKWQRQGR